Within Oreochromis aureus strain Israel breed Guangdong linkage group 19, ZZ_aureus, whole genome shotgun sequence, the genomic segment CCTGAGATCACATGCTGATCAACAACTTTGCATTCGTGTCATCAGATCTGACATTGAGTCTAAAAAGGAAGCTAATCTGTCAACTGATTATCATCTTGTTGTTGTTGAGCTGATCGCAACGGAGGATCCTAGTCGTTTTTAGAGCATCTAACAGAGGCTCCTGTCTGGAAGAACTTCATGTCAGAGTTTTGACAGCACCTGAAAGAGGCTGCACAGTTTGCTGTGCCACGTGCTGAGCAATTCTCatgtgacagtttttttttggcACCTGCTGTTTTCACTGGTGACCCTGAATAATCTTTTCTAAAAATTACATCATCCAATAACAGCAAGTTACTGGTATAATAACATACTTTAAGCTTGTAGTCAACAGCAATGTGCTGTACACTATCTACTGTGTATATTAAGGAAATTTACATGTGACCATTCTAGGccacaaatgaaacaaaatgaataaaatttcaCAGCAAGAATTAGATTCTGGCTtctaaaggaaaacaaaaacttcTGTTCCcatgaaaggagaaaaaaacccccaagagGCATACTTACCAActttgagacctcagaattagggagacagTCAAAaggatattttttatatatacaaaaaacttgaattttacaatgtttatttatcagataaaataagttaaatgtcaccgttATTATTGTCCGGCAGGAAACAGCGAGGGtctccaaattcagaggctgcatcCACCTGAGGACGCGGCCTTCATGGTCTAAGTGGGCCAGGTCCTCCGAAAGCAGGGTAGGCTGGAAGTGAAtgactgtgaaattggacgaTCAGAATTACGTCACGAGCTCTCTCGGTGGAGTGAAACTCTGCCATCTGCTCCTCCTATCTAAAGTATACCCGGATGCTGGCATAAATTCtcaaccatctcacacttctgtttaatcagttttctgtttgacgtttattcagttGTGTGAAAACCCCGAAGGgcttaataaagttttatttaatccaatcatctcagccaaactgatttactcacaaagaaataaaacactgaaaaaagccaaacaataacattttaaagttaTGTGAGTGAtttatgtttaacctgagtagcaaaaaaCCGCGGGGGTTTGCTGTTCTCGCCGgcgcagatatttgaagtttacatagctacattcttgcctgaaaatatgttaaaagttttatttctctttctgggtcgcaaaataGAGTAATATCAAAACCAAGTACAGTAGCTGCCACCagagaatggtggctccgggagattttcgggaggggcactgaaattcgggattctcccggaaaaaaTCGGGACGGAGGACAGATTCTGGTCGACATTTTTTATTAAGGCAAACTTCAGTAAGGACCTCAGTATGAACACAATGTACAGAGAattcaaaaatatttacataaaaatacaaaataaaaaatgatttaaaaaaaaatatgacgaAACTGTTAAAACATGTTGCCATTGTCTCACAACAGGTGACAGAACAGTAACATACCAAATATGTATCAGCTCACAATAAATAcaccatatttaaaaaaaaaaaaaaaaaagacactggtGAACATGATTATTCCCAGCTTCTATCCTGCTGATGGCACTGTAGCAACACCAATTAAATTCAACACCAGAAATGATGTTTaaatttcagaaaaaaggaaaagtgtaaggattaaaaaaaaaaaaaaaagaaaagaaaaagaagtgctgTACAGCAAACTAGATGTTCATATAGCACTGTACCACCGATACCATTAGAAAGGTCTGAATGACAGCTCATCGCTCATGGACTCGACAACTGGTTTATAGCAAGGTCAATAAATCTATGCCAGTCCACAGAGTTTCTCGCTGACCTCCCACAGTTTCAGGGCCACCTTGTCATCTCGGGCATGAGCGGACACTTCCTGTGCCTCACAGCAGGAGAAGTACTTCCCACTCAGAGGTTCGAGTCCTTCCTGCAAGGCACAGTGCAGTGTGGTCTGAGCTCCTGTCTCGGGGTCCAGGAACAGCAACCAGGCCACAGGCTGGATGAAAATCTTCTGCCACAGGCTGACATTTCTAGACAGTTCAGTCCGGACAACACCTACAGGGCAGAAGGGAAAGAGCAATCACATACTTAGTGCCTTTAGTGTTCAATTTGGATAAAATGCTGATAGTAACAGTTAATTTAGCTTGAATTACAGTAATATATAGCTTAAAATGAGTGTTGATTAAAGATAAACCAGTGTGAGTGTGTTACCTGGGTGAACACTGTAGCATGTGACATCAGTTCCTTTCAGCCTCTTGGCAAGCTCATGGGTGAAAAGCACATTGCACAGTTTGCTGTTGCAGTATGCATGGAAAAATTGCCAGCTATATCTGCCAGTTCCCAGGTCTTTGTTTGCAACCAGAGCCTTAAGATACAAAAACAACCTTGTCAATAAGCTGTTCAGACAAGCGAAGGTGAAAGACGTGCAACAACATCATTCGTGAGGGTGATGGCCAAATTACAATGCAGGAAAGGAATGTCTCTGAATACAACACAGAAAGCATCTGGGGCAGTCCATGTGAGATAAAGTATCTGATGTCATGCCACACATTGATGTAAAGGAATCGTGAAGCAATAAAACCAGTTCTGATGCTAAATAAAAATCtcaacttttacttttattatgaTCACCTCTTCAGTCATACTACTGAAATACTAGAGCagggcattttttaaaaataagagtcCCAAAAGACGGAAAAAGGCTTGTTCCAGAGTGAGGATGGCTTTATATCTCACACCTCTCTTTAAATTATTGTAAACTCACGTTAAAGTCAATGTGTCCCCAGCGATGAGCCATGGAGGACAGGGTGATCACTCGTCCTCCCCCTGTCTTCTTCATCCTCTCCAACAGCAAATTGGTCAACAGGAAGTGACCCAAGTGGTTCACCCCAAACTCGATGCCATATCCATCCTCAGTCCGCCCGTCTGCCACCAATCCTATGGACATATTTTAACAATGGTTTTTGAAATCTTTGTACTTCCTTAATCTCTTGAAGCTGGTTTTCTATAGACATATCTCTGTCTCCATAGAACAGACAAATCGCCACTGCTGCGGCACATcattaaaaactgtatttgcATGTCTTTTTGCCAGATATGGCACTTAGTTGGAAGCACCTCGTACTTGCAACTATGTGGACACTGTGTTGTTGTGTAGTAGTGTGTGTACCAGCATTGTTGATGAGCAAATCCAGCCTGGACTCAGTTTTCAGGAATGTTTCCGCGAAACTGCGGACAGACTTCAGACTGGCTAGGTCCAAGTGCATGTAGATCACGTCTGTACTTCCCGTTTCCTGGAAGAAGATTATTATGATTCAGTGAAGGTAATGTTACATTTAACTTACGCTTCAGTGTTTCACTTCAATccctttttactgttttttttctgaaagcaACAGTTCAAACATTACCATCAATGAAAGAAGTGAACGCCTCAGCTCCTTCCAGCAGGATCGTGTAAATCCCGTTAAAGTTCTGTGTTCATCATTTTGTGCTCTCTGTCAGCTAGGCCTTTAAAAGGTTAACTCCTTTCACAGCTTACATTTCAATTCAGAATTTAGCTTCCCTTAAAAAAAGTCTCAGTCCTTTAAAATGGTCATATTGTACTTactgaataaatataaataaacagtcATATCCACATACTACTTTAACTTGTATTCTTTTTTCTCAGCTGCTTTAATTACCTAAAGCACACATCAGCCAGTTACAGTATGATAGAACTTTGTTACAGAGCCTCCACTCCCTGCTGACGACTGCACAAGCTATTGTTTTAAATGTCAGTGCTCATTTCTGAGAAACTTTGGATTAACTTTCATACAGCATGAGGAAATTGTGGCCAATGCATCAGTGCGTTCTTCTTACCTTTTCTATTTCTGCAATGGCAGCTGCAGCTTTGTTCTTGTTTCGGCAGGCCAGGATCACTCTGGCTCCTTTCCTGGCCAGATGCAAAGCCGTGGCTTTACCAATGCCTGTATTTCCTCCTACAGGAAGAGCAGGAAAAGAATAAGCAACATCAACCCAAACCATCACAAACAAGAACAATCATCCATTCAAATGTGTAATGTGGTGTTATCTGAAGGTTAGTAGAAACCTTTCTAAATTGCAAACAAGAATTCTAGATTTTCACTTCCACCTTTGTTGTGCTGTAAACTTCACTCCCATCCAAagtaaaaagcacaaaaacaaagaaaaacgcATCTTTAATTCTTTCATTACAGCAATCACATTTGTACAAATCCCAATTTTGTGATCGGCACAGATTTGTGACATATAAAATGGCCCCGACCTCAGAGGGAAGAGAGAGAAGGGGAATGCTCAGGTTTAGATGAGAACTCCCTCTCTGTACAAATCCAGTGTAGAGATGCAAATGttaaacagatttttatttgaatttggAAATAACTGCTGAATCGGCTTAAATGTCATATTTACTGTTCACTTAGTTTTTGATGAGGTTTTTCCTGAAAGCCGATCTACATTTCCCTGATGGAGGTCGGCATCGTCGAAAGACTCAAAGCCTCTTTTTTGTGGCAATATTGAAGATAATTATAGGAAACATACATTTAAgggcttcttttcttttgctcaTCATCTGCTTTTCCCTGCAGATTTAATAAAACTTATGTACCTTTACTCACCATCGCTATCATAATCAAACACCAACAAACTTATCGCCTTGTAAGAGGAAGCAAGCTATTAATGGAAAATTCGCTGAACTCTGCGAGCTCTGTGTGCTGCACACACAGCAGCCACCGAACTGTTTGTAGACACACTTTCTACACTTCGTCATTTTTGATGCTGGTGTCATTAGCAGTCAGTCTTTTTGATACAAACTGCGCTTGATTCCGGTCTCACCTGTGATAATGACGGTCTTCCCTGACATCGCGGCGTTTCCTTTGCATTTGGATCTTTTGAAGAGAGTCTGTGTGAGGAAGATGTATCCTCCCAGAAGTACAACGGCCACAAGCAAGAGGTGAAACATGGTGGATGTCGGCTGAGAACTTCGTGTCTGGCTGCTGAGCTGGGGATCTGTCTTTATGCACACGCCTGTCGGATGAGTTTCATCTGAGACGTGCCAGCGAGTCACTCCTCGACAGGTCGGACCAGTTGTGGAATGACGTAAGCGTCAGAGCACTGTGACCTACTTTTTTCACTCTGAACACCTCAGAGAGTCGAAACACATTCACTCCATTTACACGAATAAATACAAATCCGCGATTGACAGAAAAATATGGATAGCATGCAAACATCACTCCAGATACCAAAGTGTCGAACTTTTACCTAAAATCTCATCACTGATCTGAGAGCagtaaaaaaagtgaaaaatgtccGCACTCATGGCTGGATTAAACTTCAGATTTATCGGCTTTCTTGAACAGGACATTCAAAATGTGGAGGTTTTGGGTGTTTCTCTGACAGACAAGAGGTTTTGAATCGTATCATTCCTGCACACATGCACCATTCAGTGCCTTCCGTAATTAATAATTGCCTCTGATAGTTATAAGTCAGTgtaattcattcattctttcactgtctAGATTTAGATTTAGAAATCACAAATCTAGCTGTTGCTGCTTTTGCTCCCAAAATGTAACTTATTCTAAGAATGTTTAATAAGAATGTTTCACAACCTCTAACATATAGTCACAGTCAGTTATGGAATTAAACCAACTATCAAATCTGATTAGCAGATTTGATAGTTGGCTGTAAGATTTCCACGTCAGTGAAAGCGATGGGATTTTACTGGTGAGCAGGACAGTGCTGGGCAACAGCTGCGCTGGTTTGAATACATGCATCTCTTTTTGTCAGTGAATGAATCAGTCCTCTTTGGCTCTGACAAAACATGCAATATTTTtgaaacaacatgttttttatcTGTACTTGCTGcagggttttgttttgggtCTTACTTTTTGTTCCCCACGTTTCTCTTCAAAATTTCCCTCAGGTGTTCTGTTGGATTCAAATCAGGCAACATACTTGTTCAGGTCAGCGCTGTCAAACTTTATCTTAAACTTTTGTTTGACATTGAAAgcattttttaatcattatcATGCAGGAATATCTTTAGATTGTTTACTCCACATGTTTTGCACTCAGGTAGCTTCATATCATATCTCTGCACCCTGGCCAGACATTACTATCATGTCTGCCCAGGGTGACTCCACTCTGTCTGTtctgaaaaaaaatatcttgTTATCTGACCAAAGAATGCTCTGGTGATGTTCTTCAGACTTCCAGGACAGATGATTCTCAAAGAGCTTTTCAgtaggagaaacatttcattgtAATCACTGCTGTGATCGCCATTTCTCAAGTCTCGCAATTTGGAATCTCTTTATCACACTGTAGCTTTCTTCATCAACTGAAGGCTATTCAGGACTTTTAGAGTGACCTAATGAATTACAATCATTTAGTTTAAAAGTAATAAGTATATGCATCATCTTATCAGCATCACTTTTAGACCGGATGTTTCTAATGACATTGTGCCAAAAAACcttaggatcagagctttggaggtgctgagcacccagagagctgcccagccaggcaagataaacgtcacgatgagacttcttccctgtcccctgtcagtccctgcatccctaaatgtctccagttgtcccgagttctttatgactgtctccttggtgcatttaaacccctgttcctccttgTCCTCGTCGTCTGTTGTTTTCGTCTTGGTTATCGGTCATCagaattttaccatctctgtgctcgtctgcaaatttctttattaaatcataagattcttaaattcatcaagtctctctgtgcacaaaacatcacatctggtcacaaaacatgacatcactggtttgtacattttaagacaatttaatccccacatttgtgaaggaaaagcaaaacaattttCTGAAAAGTTTGtcacaaaaccatcaaatctgattaaggttatttaaatactccaaagaagaatggattggaataaaaataaataaatacatatcctaaccttaattactgggggagaataatgaatgatgatCATAGttagtaaaaagtaaactgagtgcatttttttggacagagattcacttttaatgtaaatgtacaatataatacagatacataaataaatacactccaaaaacagaagagtccttgaaatgtgcaaatgtacaaaatattaataacaaattataaaaatggaggcaacgtTGCCTACAGTACagtgtatacaatgtatgaccTGTGAGTGGAATAATGGTTTAGTCTGTGACAGCTGAAGGTATTTAAGGCTGCCAATTGTCTTTAGACCTGATGGTTGATGGTGCTGTGAAGAAGCTCGACGTGTGCACTGTGTTGTAAGGAGAGCTGTATGGCAAATAAACATAGGTTTGTTCCACTAAAATTGTCCCATCTGCTTCACTGTAAATCCAGCCATGAAGAGCCAACCTgttacaataacaaaaaaaaaaaaaacatgcttctGCGACCAAAAGATAGTTTTGGTTTTCAAATGTTACCCTTCATACTAATATATACCTATATATatacctatatatatatatatatatacctatctatctatatatatatatatatatatatatatatatatatatatatatatatatatatatatatatatatatatatatatatatatatatatatatatatatatatatatatatatatatatatatatgtacagtggcttgcaaaagtattcgcccctTTATGAACTTTTCCATATTTTGTCACactacagccacaaacatgaatcaatgttattggaattccaggtgaaagaccaatacaaagtggtgtacacgtgagaagtggaaggaaaatcatacatgattccaaacatttttacaaataaataactgcaaagtggggtgtgcgtaattattcagcccctgagtcaatactttgtagaaccaccttttgctgcagttacagctgccagtcttttagggtatgtctctaccagctttgcacatctagagactgaaatccttgcccattcttctttgcaaaacagctccagctcagtcagattagatggacagcgtttgtgaacagcagttttcagatcttgccacagattctcgattggatttagatctggactttgactgggccattctaacacatggatatgttttgttttaaaccgttccattgttgccctggctttatgtttagggtcgttgtcctgctgggaggtgaacctccgccccagtctcaagtcttttgcagactccaagaggttttcttccaagattgccctgtatttggctccatccatcttcccatcaactctgaccagcttcctgtccctgctgaagagaagcaccccagagcatgatgctgccaccaccatatttgacagtggggatggtgtgttcagagtgatgtgcagtgttagttttccaccacacatagcgttttgcattttggtctcatctgaccagagcaccttcttccacatgtttgctgtcccccccacatggcttgtggcaaactgcaaatgggacttcttatggttttctgttaacaatggctttcttcttgccactcttccataaaggccaactttgtgcagtgcacgactaatagttgtcctatggacagattcccccacctgagctgtagatctctgcagctcgtccagagtcaccatgggcctcttggctgcatttctgatcagcactctccttgttcggcctgtgagtttaggtggacggccttgtcttggtaggtttacagttgtgccatactccttccatttctgaatgatggcttgaatagtgctccgtgggatgttcaaggcttgggaaatctttttgtagcctaagcctgctttaaatttctcattaactttatccctgacctgtctggtgtgttctttggacttcatggtgttgttgctcccaatattctctaacggtgtgttcacaccgaacgcgatagaggtggccagagcgtcaggtttacatgtaaagtcaatggaaagagcgcgatgacacgcgattgcgtaTCTGGCAAAAATTCGGAAGCATATTTGCGTCTGGAAAACGCCAAAAGCcgtgaaacgcgcgtcagtgtctggcgcgtttgactcgcgaaAAAAAACACGCgtgtcagtttttgtgttgcattttgtgcatacgtGTGTTTCGCCTCTACCACTTGAGctggaaaaatctgaactccagcgtcaaatcgcgccacgacaaccaatcaggagcctggtgacgtggctgtaacctaagtcaaaggggcagatccagccaaagcccttcattcttcaatgGAGGGAAGGCTAATCAACGCCGTAGCAAACAACCCGGAGCTGTACGACACCTGCTGCTTTgtgtaccgagacaggaatataaaggacagagcttggaggaagatatgtgaagagatcgggcaacctggtaagttcattcatttctctttttacatttttcactgaccCGGGGATGCCgcacaaaagctagcaagccaccgctattttcccactgatgtacaaataccgttctgcttttatgcatgttgtcacataggaatatattttattgtttattaataaacagcacacagtggtcccgctcatccgtcactgcctcgctttttcgctgatttttttttttttttttttttgcacagtacagcattgcattctgcagcctgattgacaaatctcctccttgtcgtgtctcctgcgcttttcaaatttatcatgttttgttttgataaccatcacatccaatagataaaacagcacaaaaacacccataactatgaccctcattcggaaatagacacctgcaccgcgagggaaaaaggcgcacaaaagtggcaggcagacgaagacaaaacacggcataataatacttttacgttttgcagtctacaaaggtttgcactttgagaatcaacttgtgagaactgtgactaatgttcatgtgtgtggggaaaaaagtgtataaagtgcgtggcgaggggctagttattctgacaaccagcaataaatgagggaccactgtatataacttctctattattattgtattcaacctgttaacatttaatattgtcttgatagaaccagctgattctgcagcagagcatcccctgttgcttctccttgctccccagtccctgagctcctgctgctgcacccacaggtatgcaattgtagcatcagatgtacagcagcactgatagctttttgctcggtgggattcccttgtgatcacctttactaaatatctacaaccaatctgattatatcctgtttttttttttctttccaatgTTGAAATCAAAATCTAGTAGCAgctttctcatttctttgtgttttgtgctgttttacaggTCCGCAGAGGAGGACGGCTCCGAGGCAGATGACGGACTGGTCCCAGGACCGTCCATcggcggtggagctggccatcctggtgtcCCTGAAGAGGATATGCCAGTCtccaatggagcatttcctattcagccttgttcctgctctggagagcagctgggtcctttttattcctgtctctctgtaaatacttatattttatatatttatgtttaatgtttttctgtttgagaattttaatattatttcaaataaatttgtatataatgactaatgtctcagttctactacacagcaaatgttggcacacgacttgacacgtagaatttatttcatattatactaatgacaaaatatact encodes:
- the LOC116333146 gene encoding dehydrogenase/reductase SDR family member 13-like, translating into MFHLLLVAVVLLGGYIFLTQTLFKRSKCKGNAAMSGKTVIITGGNTGIGKATALHLARKGARVILACRNKNKAAAAIAEIEKETGSTDVIYMHLDLASLKSVRSFAETFLKTESRLDLLINNAGLVADGRTEDGYGIEFGVNHLGHFLLTNLLLERMKKTGGGRVITLSSMAHRWGHIDFNALVANKDLGTGRYSWQFFHAYCNSKLCNVLFTHELAKRLKGTDVTCYSVHPGVVRTELSRNVSLWQKIFIQPVAWLLFLDPETGAQTTLHCALQEGLEPLSGKYFSCCEAQEVSAHARDDKVALKLWEVSEKLCGLA